The window ACAATATGCTCACCCCATTCAAACTGAACTAATACATTTCAATATTATTTGGCACAATGAATTTATTTCAGAAAACGGACAGCTTAATGTCCAAGGGAGAATTTCTTTCTTCATTCATATACTGCAAAACCAGTATATTAAATTAGCAGATCATTAGCGTAGTTTCCAGTTATTATTCAAAAATCCATCCTGATTCCTTCCAGGATGGATTTTTGCTCGGGTTAAGTTTTTTCTTAATTTTTATTATTACCCGAATCCTTTGAATTGTCACTAGATCCCTTGTTCCCTTTTGAATCCTTATCATTAAGAACCAACTTTTGCATTTGTGATAAACGCAGGAATAAGCGAATCTCCGCTTTTTCTGTAATACAATTGAACCTTCCGAAACGGTCAACATCTTTAAATAAATCAATTTCTCTCACTTTTGTACCAAGGAGCGTACATTCTATTGGCTCATTGAAGAATTCAAAGGTTTCAGAACCGGATACATACGGATTTGCGCCATGACCTTTCTTGCTAGCTTCACGATATTCATAAAGAGCTGTTTTTTGACTGTATTCAATGTCCTCCTGACCAAATGGACCCATAACAGGATTATCAAGCTCTACCGTTTTTACGGTTGAAAACTCAACATCAACACTATAATCCCTTACGTTCGTATAAGAACTCGTAATAAATTGAATATTTTTATGCAGAATTCCAGTAATAAATAGCTTTACAATATTTGGGGAATAGGACGATGGGACTGCCTTGCATTGTGTTAATGTAACATTTTTACGGATCGATTTAATTTCTTGGACACTTGTAGGCAGAGGAATTTCCGCTTCCACATCCACCTCTAAATCAATATCGGCTAAAGGGACAGAAGCATTTACAAAAGGATAATCAAGCTTTACGGCACTTTTCCACGGTGGTATTGGAAGAAGGTCTGAATTAACTGTTGTGCCCTCTACTACATATGATGTTGTACCCACTCCATGTTGTTTACGACTTCTATAATAACTGCTATTTTTTCTCATAACATATCACTCCTTAACATAATTATCAAAAGAACCTGGAAAGGCTTTTGAAACCAATCCCACGCTTTTCTTTCGACTTACTATTGTATATGCGTAAAAACTAAATCGGTATGGACAAAGGTTTATATACTTTTACCTATTTTTTAACTATTTGAGCAGATAAAAAAAGGACAACGACACTAAAAATTAGTGTCGTTGTCCAATAGAGCTAAATTTTTGCCAGCGCCTGCTCGAGATCCTCTTTTATATCCACCCATGCCTCAAGCCCGACCGCCAAACGTAGCAGAGTATCCTCTATGCCCATCCTTTTTCGTTCATCAGCAGGTATTGTAGAATGGGTCATCGTGGCCGGATGAGAAATAAGCGTCTCTGCATCCCCAAGACTAACAGCAATCTTAATTAACTGTAATTGATTCATAAACATTTGCGCCGTTTTCTTTGTCCCTTTTATGGTAAAAGAAATCATAGCACCTGGATTTTTCATTTGTTTTTTCATGATTGGATAATCCGCTTTCTGTTGATCACCGGGAAAATGAACCGCTTCAACCTTTGGATGCTGCTTTAAATACTCAAACAGCCTTTTGGCATTCTCACCATGACGATCCATTCTCACAGGTAGTGTTTTTAACCCTCTTAATAAAAGCCAGGCATCAAACGGCGAAAGAACTCCACCAACATCCTTTTGGGTGGTGCGAGCGAGCTGTCCGATAAAATCCTTGCTGCCTGCAACCAAACCAGCAATGACATCACCATGGCCGCCAATATACTTTGTTGCACTATGAATGACCACATCACAGCCAAGTGCAAGCGGGGTTTGTAGGTAAGGAGAGCAGAAGGTATTATCGACGACAACAGGAATTCCTTTTGCCTTTGCTGTTTCTGTTATCATTTCTAGATCAACGAGCTTCATCGTTGGATTGATGGGGGTTTCGACATAGAGACAGGCTGTATTGGGAAGGATGCAGCGTTCGAGCTCCTCCTTTGTCTCCATTAATGAGAAATCGTGGGTAATTAAATATTTTTCTTTTAATAATTGCAGTAGTCCATAGGTACATCCATACACCCCTTTAGAGCAAAGTATATGATCGCCTGTTTTGGTCAAGGACATTAATACAGCAGAGACTGCTGCCATTCCAGAAGCAAAGGCTAAAGCAGTCTCCCCACGTTCCAATTCTGCGAGGCGATCCTCGAGGATTTTTACGGTCGGATTACCCAACCTGGTGTATATAAAGCCATCCTCGTGTCCAGCAAATCTTCTTTCCCCTTCCTCCGCATCGTTAAACGCAAATGTAGATGTTTGATAGATGGGAGGTACTAAACTGCCATCATGGGCTGTAGTTTGATAGCCTGAATGAATGGCCTTTGTTTCAAAGCGGTAATTATTTTTCTTCACATTGTCCCCTCCTGCTGTTTTCATACAAAATAAACGATT of the Bacillus tuaregi genome contains:
- a CDS encoding CsxC family protein is translated as MRKNSSYYRSRKQHGVGTTSYVVEGTTVNSDLLPIPPWKSAVKLDYPFVNASVPLADIDLEVDVEAEIPLPTSVQEIKSIRKNVTLTQCKAVPSSYSPNIVKLFITGILHKNIQFITSSYTNVRDYSVDVEFSTVKTVELDNPVMGPFGQEDIEYSQKTALYEYREASKKGHGANPYVSGSETFEFFNEPIECTLLGTKVREIDLFKDVDRFGRFNCITEKAEIRLFLRLSQMQKLVLNDKDSKGNKGSSDNSKDSGNNKN
- the megL gene encoding methionine gamma-lyase, translated to MKKNNYRFETKAIHSGYQTTAHDGSLVPPIYQTSTFAFNDAEEGERRFAGHEDGFIYTRLGNPTVKILEDRLAELERGETALAFASGMAAVSAVLMSLTKTGDHILCSKGVYGCTYGLLQLLKEKYLITHDFSLMETKEELERCILPNTACLYVETPINPTMKLVDLEMITETAKAKGIPVVVDNTFCSPYLQTPLALGCDVVIHSATKYIGGHGDVIAGLVAGSKDFIGQLARTTQKDVGGVLSPFDAWLLLRGLKTLPVRMDRHGENAKRLFEYLKQHPKVEAVHFPGDQQKADYPIMKKQMKNPGAMISFTIKGTKKTAQMFMNQLQLIKIAVSLGDAETLISHPATMTHSTIPADERKRMGIEDTLLRLAVGLEAWVDIKEDLEQALAKI